One part of the Mobula birostris isolate sMobBir1 chromosome 17, sMobBir1.hap1, whole genome shotgun sequence genome encodes these proteins:
- the kcnv2a gene encoding potassium voltage-gated channel subfamily V member 2, which yields MLELKKRRQSLFANYKPGQSLNAVQQQRSDLALVKGKAMKRWRSMQVLGPDIYEIKYDEETDSDEELPTVPQYKAGSPFKDYKLNINVGGKIFQINYRAAARFPKTRIGKLATYTNPTRKLDLCDDYSVKDNEYFFDRDPAIFRHIFNFYRTGVLWIKNELCPRNFLEEIHYWGIRIKNSNRCCRISFEERQDELNEQLKVQRELQAELEVEEDEEHFRDLMYGHQRRVVWNLVEKPFSSVIAKLMAVASSMFVLISIVAMALNTVEEMQYQSPAGQLSGHTYMEHVETICIVFFTIEYLLRIISTPDIEKFAQSALNAVDLIAILPFYLQIILECFEDEDYGRHDQDIEKVGRVGKVGQVLRIMRLMRIFRILKLARHSTGLRAFGFTLKQCYQQVGCLFLFIAMGIFSFSALVFSVEHDVPGTNFTSIPHAWWWAAVSISTVGYGDVCPETILGRTFAFGCIAFGIILNGMPISILYNKFSDYYSQLKSYEYTTSPKQRGKINFQARARRRIAECCGGVPHHHLPREQ from the exons ATGTTAGAACTTAAAAAAAGACGTCAAAGTCTGTTTGCAAATTACAAGCCAGGACAGAGTTTAAATGCAGTTCAGCAACAACGTAGTGATTTGGCATTGGTGAAAGGAAAGGCCATGAAACGATGGCGTTCCATGCAAGTACTTGGGCCCGATATCTATGAAATTAAATATGACGAAGAAACAGATTCTGATGAAGAGTTACCAACTGTCCCTCAGTACAAAGCAGGTTCTCCCTTTAAAGACTATAAGTTGAATATTAATGTAGGAGGCAAGATATTCCAAATCAACTACCGTGCTGCTGCTCGATTTCCCAAGACCAGAATTGGAAAACTGGCCACTTACACCAATCCCACAAGGAAATTGGATCTGTGTGATGACTACAGTGTAAAAGATAATGAATACTTCTTCGATCGAGATCCTGCAATCTTTCGTCACATCTTCAACTTTTACAGGACAGGAGTCCTGTGGATTAAAAACGAGCTTTGCCCCAGAAACTTCCTCGAAGAGATCCACTACTGGGGTATACGAATAAAAAACTCTAATAGGTGCTGCCGGATCTCGTTCGAGGAGAGGCAGGATGAGTTGAATGAGCAGCTAAAGGTGCAGCGAGAACTGCAAGCTGAACTTGAAGTGGAAGAAGATGAAGAGCATTTCAGAGACTTAATGTATGGTCACCAGAGAAGAGTAGTCTGGAACCTGGTGGAAAAACCTTTCTCTTCAGTTATAGCCAAGCTGATGGCAGTTGCTTCCAGTATGTTTGTGCTAATCTCAATTGTAGCCATGGCCTTGAACACAGTTGAAGAAATGCAGTACCAGAGTCCTGCTGGCCAGCTAAGTGGCCATACCtacatggagcatgtggaaaccattTGCATCGTTTTCTTTACTATAGAGTACCTGCTAAGAATAATCTCCACGCCTGATATTGAGAAGTTTGCGCAAAGTGCTCTGAATGCTGTTGACCTCATTGCAATCCTCCCCTTCTATCTCCAGATCATCCTGGAATGTTTCGAGGATGAAGACTATGGGAGGCACGATCAGGATATTGAGAAGGTGGGCAGAGTGGGGAAAGTTGGCCAGGTGCTGAGGATAATGAGACTGATGAGAATTTTCCGCATTTTGAAGCTTGCCCGACATTCCACTGGACTGAGGGCATTTGGTTTCACATTGAAGCAATGTTACCAGCAGGTTGGCTGTCTTTTCCTCTTTATAGCAATGGGCATATTTTCCTTTTCTGCTCTGGTTTTCTCTGTTGAACATGATGTACCAGGAACTAACTTCACGTCCATACCCCATGCCTGGTGGTGGGCTGCA GTTAGCATTTCCACTGTAGGCTATGGAGACGTCTGTCCAGAAACAATCCTTGGGAGGACTTTCGCTTTCGGCTGCATTGCTTTTGGGATCATTTTAAATGGGATGCCAATCTCCATCCTGTATAATAAATTCTCAGACTACTACTCGCAGCTCAAGAGCTATGAATATACAACTTCACCAAAGCAAAGAGGGAAAATTAACTTTCAAGCAAGAGCAAGAAGGAGGATTGCGGAGTGCTGTGGAGGGGTCCCTCATCACCACCTGCCCAGGGAGCAGTAA